The following proteins come from a genomic window of Sphingosinicella flava:
- the aat gene encoding leucyl/phenylalanyl-tRNA--protein transferase: MSLTPDLLLRAYAIGVFPMADSRDASEVYWVEPKKRAIIPLDTFRLSHSLRKTVRGGRFAVTSDAAFTDVVRLCAAREETWINPEIEESYAALFQAGHAHSIECWDDGALVGGLYGVSLGRAFFGESMFSLRTDASKVALAWLVARLKAGGFTLLDCQFMTDHLRSLGAVEISQKDYIGLLSAALSEGSEGGDVAGTGEGAASSGADFGALDRLLEEASRDGAAVPAGWVIAQLLGHTS; this comes from the coding sequence ATGAGTCTGACGCCCGATCTGCTGCTTCGCGCTTATGCCATCGGCGTCTTTCCGATGGCGGACAGCCGCGATGCGAGTGAGGTTTATTGGGTCGAGCCCAAGAAGCGCGCGATCATCCCGCTCGACACCTTCCGCCTCTCTCACTCCCTCCGCAAAACTGTGCGGGGCGGGCGGTTCGCGGTGACTTCCGACGCCGCCTTCACCGATGTCGTGCGCCTTTGTGCCGCGCGCGAGGAGACGTGGATCAACCCCGAAATCGAGGAAAGCTATGCCGCGCTTTTTCAGGCCGGTCATGCGCATAGCATCGAATGCTGGGACGATGGCGCGCTCGTGGGCGGTCTTTACGGCGTGTCGCTCGGCCGCGCCTTTTTCGGCGAGAGCATGTTCTCGCTGCGCACCGACGCGTCGAAGGTCGCGCTCGCCTGGCTCGTCGCTCGATTGAAAGCGGGCGGCTTCACCCTGCTCGATTGCCAGTTCATGACCGATCACCTCCGCAGTCTCGGTGCGGTGGAGATCAGTCAGAAGGATTATATCGGATTGCTTTCGGCCGCCTTGTCGGAGGGTTCGGAAGGGGGCGACGTTGCCGGCACGGGCGAAGGCGCCGCATCTTCCGGCGCCGACTTCGGGGCGCTCGACCGGTTGCTGGAAGAAGCGTCGCGCGACGGCGCGGCGGTCCCCGCGGGATGGGTCATCGCGCAGCTTTTAGGCCACACGTCGTAG
- a CDS encoding NADH:ubiquinone oxidoreductase subunit NDUFA12, producing the protein MLKKIFTWWTGATIGTALHSWRTGRKVGTDSAGNVYYEGKKDGRRWVIYAGENDASAIPPEWHAWIHRQIDGLPDDALPPVRPFQKPATGNLTGTAQAYRPSGALERGGRRQAASGDYEAWTPN; encoded by the coding sequence ATGCTCAAGAAGATATTCACCTGGTGGACCGGCGCCACCATCGGCACCGCGCTTCACAGCTGGCGGACGGGGCGCAAGGTCGGCACCGATTCGGCCGGCAATGTCTATTATGAAGGCAAGAAGGACGGCCGGCGCTGGGTGATCTATGCGGGCGAGAATGATGCGAGCGCCATTCCGCCGGAATGGCATGCCTGGATCCACAGGCAGATTGACGGGTTGCCCGACGACGCCCTGCCGCCGGTCCGCCCGTTCCAAAAGCCCGCGACCGGCAATTTGACCGGCACGGCGCAGGCCTATCGTCCCTCCGGCGCGCTGGAGCGGGGCGGCCGCCGCCAGGCCGCGAGCGGCGATTACGAAGCCTGGACTCCGAACTGA
- the arsC gene encoding arsenate reductase (glutaredoxin) (This arsenate reductase requires both glutathione and glutaredoxin to convert arsenate to arsenite, after which the efflux transporter formed by ArsA and ArsB can extrude the arsenite from the cell, providing resistance.): MKATIYHNPKCGTSRKTLDILNEAGADVTVVDYLKNPPAREELQRLYERAGITPREGLRAKEPLAEELGLTAADVSEATILDAMLAHPILIQRPIVETEKGVKLCRPQDEVRQLL, translated from the coding sequence ATGAAAGCCACCATCTACCACAATCCCAAATGCGGCACCTCCCGCAAGACGCTTGACATTCTGAACGAGGCGGGCGCCGACGTGACCGTGGTCGATTATCTGAAGAACCCGCCTGCGCGAGAAGAATTGCAACGCCTCTACGAACGCGCCGGCATCACCCCGCGTGAGGGATTGCGCGCCAAAGAGCCGCTGGCGGAAGAATTGGGGCTAACCGCAGCGGATGTCAGCGAGGCGACGATTCTCGATGCGATGCTGGCCCATCCGATCCTGATCCAACGGCCCATCGTCGAAACCGAAAAGGGCGTGAAACTCTGCCGTCCGCAGGACGAAGTGCGGCAACTCCTCTAA